The Setaria viridis chromosome 2, Setaria_viridis_v4.0, whole genome shotgun sequence DNA window cagtgggtgtttggatacgaggtgctaaactttaacagtgtcacatcggatgttcggatgctaattaggagaactaaacatgagctaattataaaattaattgcagaaccctgtgctaattcgcgagacgaatctattaagcctaattaatccaccattagcaaatggttactgtagcaccacattgtcaaatcatggactaattatgtttaatagattcgtctcgcgaattacactccaactgtgcaattagttttataattagtctatatttaatacttctaattagtatccaaacatccgatgtgacgggtgttaaactttaacatgttggagccaaacaggccctcagCCGTCCGGTCGGAAAGTGCATCTCTGTTGGACTGCTGCCACGTGAATGCAGGCAATGGAAGGCTCGTTTGGATGTCGACATTGAAGCTCGGAATTGGCACCCGAATTCTGCTGTTTGGACGGTTTTGGAATTGATGGTCGTGATCTTACTCCAATACCATATGGTCCAGCTACCGAGCCACCCCGTTTCGTATTAGGTGAAAATcaccctcccctcctcccgcatctctctctctccctctctcgcaaCTCTAACCTCCCCCTTTGTCTCCGCTCGAGCTGCCCCCGCTCCACCATCTCCCTCCGCTCGAGGCTCGTTGCCCCACTATCTCCCTCCGCGGACCGCGCCACCCCTCCATCTCCGatctccggccgccggccgccttcTTCCCCTCAGCACGAGCCGTGCCACCCCATCATCTCCTCCCCGGCATGCCGCGCACCAGTCCCCGGACACGAGAGTGGCGCGACCTTCTCCTGCGAGTCAAGGGCGGCGCGGGTGAGCTCTGTCCGCTTACCTTCTTCATTGCCGGCAGCATCAACccccttatcttcttccttgcGCGGATCCGGTAGAGGCGTCGCCGCTCTCTTCCTCTCCATGTGTAATGTTCCGGAAAAATTCACCAAgttaaatcactcgctaaaaatcattttcaaaatcttttcacTGTTTGAGCTCCAAAATCCCATCTTCCCAGCGATTCCGCCGTCCCAACACCAAAGCCAACCACtatccattttctttctttttcaccCGCGCGTCACGCATCGTTGCTAGCCCGACCGCTTTCGCAAATCTCCGACGACCACCCACCAttatcttccttttcctctccgcGAGTCACGCCGCACGTGCTCGCGACCGTTTCCACAATCGCCgccatctctccctctccttttcttctcttttcccttcctctttttccctttttccttttcctttctcttttccttctctttccttcctttttccctttcttcctccttctcccgcGCCATCTGGCCGCGCAAGCCACCGCGCTCCCCCTGCCGCGCACGCCACCGCGCCTACCTCCCCGCGCACCGTGCACTTGCACCCGACCCTAGCGCCACCGCCTACGCGCCGCGCTCGCCACCGCACCCCAGCCCCACACCCACCGCTCGCCCCAGCGCCTGCCCCTAGCCCCGCGCGCACGCGCCCCACCCCGCACGCCACTGCCTGGCCCTGCACGCCTGCCCACCTCGTCGCGCGCGCCCCGGTCCTGTCCTGCCGCGCTCGCACTTCGCCACCGCGACACGCCACCACTCCTGCCGCTGGCGTGCCGCCCATCGCCAAGTCTCCGCGCCACCCGCTACAGTGCCACCTTGTGCCCAACCATCCCGGCCGCCATTAACGTTGCCTGCCACCTCCCTTTGCGCCACCCGTTGGCCGTCCCCTCCCTCTCGCCTCCAGCCTATAAAAGACCCTCCACTCCACCCTCCACTCCACCACAAGCACCCCCGACCATCTCCCTTCCCTCTCGAGCTCCCCAACGCCGCCGCCCATAACCGCCACCACCGCATtctgcccgccgccgtggagccgCCCCTTCAAGCCACCCCAGCCCGGGGTGAGAAGAGGAATCGGTCCCTCTCGGTCTCCTCCCTCTTTTCCCCCACTTCCCAGCCACTGTCGGCTGGCCGACCGCCCAAGCCCGGCCTTCCTCCCCTAAATCTATTCGAGAAGAAGGCAGTTTTGCCTTTAAGGCCCCCCTCTTTACCCCTATTTATATCGAGACCCTTCccccttctcttttccttttccatcagaagcccctccctccctcaagTTCTTTACAAAAAGTCCCTGAACCCTTCAAAACCAGCCCCTAAACACCTTCTTGCCGACATTTTatgcaccaaacttcctccTATGCActccaaattcgaccacgtcattcCTAAACATATTCCCGCCGAGTCATCTACAAATTCCttgaaaatactcttcttcctctatATTTGGTTCTCACTCTCTCCGAGCTCAACAAGTaaaactttattttcttttatttattgtgtgcctgCTTGTGTGTGCCATAGACCGTGgagtgaccgaggaggaggagcgtgaAGAGGAGCTTGATGGCCAGTACCTCGAGCAGAAACTCCCGGAAGgttttgaggacggcaagtctaATCCcatcctttgatgcatatttatcctagtttttcaaacacaacctattggcatgttttataaaattgtatattgttttactgctaaaaacccggttggatagccaccccttgattgttatgattattccttgatgtcctagaattatctctaaatatgatatgctctgtttggatgataattactgctagaacgcttaggaccttgttactcattttattacaaatcatgactacaatgtcttttatcaaagaataaaggtgtgagtgttttaaaGGAGGAAATGGATTTtgggaaataaaataaaacaaatgtTTAGATGAGACGggtgggtgtttcttgtgtgaaataccaAGTCGGGCttgtaccttagtggttgagcaggttgggagatatccgtcttgtcatggttaaggcccgagttgatgtgtcatcttgcctaacccaatttatcatgcaaccactcgacctttGTATGCGGCgaaggcttagcataaatcccactagctggtctgttagccatcaggagagttGGTGAGCAACGGAAGATCATTGAGGAGTAAGTCTTtatgacttaggtcccggttaagacctcgttggtaggtcgttaaccccttggttgctttcgtgttggctagtcaggtcttagctaaggtgggtaatgactTTGATAGGATCCGCACTGACACTAAAATGATCgtgctgtggtaccctacttgtgggtaaattATACatctctgcagagttaaaacctatttgaatagccgtgtccatggtattggacgagttaagGTTTGGGCACgtaactagcttttgggagatTGATGATTTTTCATgttgtgtgttggattttggaagtgttcaGCAGTTGTGCAGTGAGCTACCATGGACGGGAGTCCGGTAGTATTAAAAATTGGATAATTTGTGTAAGATCAAGCCCACttaatgattcggttactaaagaaataCTTTACGaaaacccttttgaaaatgaacccttgcatgtgttaaaaatctagctttattgcaaattaaccttaaccttatccttgATTGACTTGTGGATATTCTTGTAttatccccctccatggatggggttgaacttattgagtacttttgtactcacccttgttttgttgcttcagaggaagacccgtaCTTCGTTGTTGAAGAcatcgagtaggaggtcgcttccgcacccaacgttgTCTGTGGCGTTGACCCTTCGCAGGATGTTTCCGCTgacgtgtagtcccgagtgttgttTCTGGATAGTAGCTTGGATCGTTAccgttgtttatttacttatcgtTTTGGTGTGGCTTTCGCGTCTGCTCCCTCGGGAATTGTAtggtttttgaaccatctgttgaataaatatgttatcaacctcctgggactgatatttgtatcacatttagtctctgcttatgTGGGACGCTTCACCATAGGCGATGGATCTAGGCAGCGAAGCCGTGGAGCTCAGGCATCTctctcttccccttcctctctccctccccccctccctctctcccctcaACGGGCGCCACCAGCAGGGTGACGAGGTGGCTAGTGGGTCGTGCTTGCACGTGGAGCAGCGGTCGTCGGCGTGGAAGAAGGCGGAGCTTGTATGTTCAAATAGGATTTGAATTGGGCTGCTTCTTATGATTCCAAAAGCCAATTGAATGACATCTAGAATTTGACATGCATCGCGTTTCAATACCTTGGCTGATTTGGCAGTGAACCTAATTCAATTCCATGTTTTCCAATATCAACATCCAAAAAGAAATTCATTCCACGATCTCGATCACAATTGCGATGGAGAATGCAACGCACACATACAGGATGTTTTGGCACAGGTCGGATATttatccattttctaaaaaaacatacAGAATGCTTGGGGTGCAAAATTGCGGTCGTATTTGTGCAGTCTGTAATCAGATCGGGCAATGCGTCGAGACGATGTTCGCAGGTGGCCATGGCGAGCGCGCTGGAGGCGGAACTTTGTGACGCGGAGCAACCGGTGTCCATGTCCAGCGTCACCTCTCCCCCGCCGGTGTTGAGGGGCTCGAGGATGCAGAATTCCGCGTCGCCCATGCCGGCAAGCGTCATGAAGCTCTGCCTCAGGACGCCGTCCTCCGGATCTGCGACGAAGAGCCCGTCCGCCTTGACGAGCTCCCAGTCCGGGCGCGGTGGGCGGGAGCGGGACGACGTCGCAGGCGCACACGTAGCCGGGCATCGAGCGTGGCGTCGTAGTGGCCCTGGCCTCGGAAGGGCAGCAGCCAATCGCCGTTATACGCGGTGTTTGATTAGTGATGACCAAGAGGTGGAgtaaccagcagcagcagcaacataagTACTCTATAATCATCATCACCAACAACATACTAATCCATTGCATTCCGTTCCCATTCATCGTCTCCCTCACCTAATTGACGCGTTCGGTCCCGATTAAACAAAGCAAATCATTAATTCTATTCAGGCAGCTGGAGTGCTGTGGGCTCCCGAGGGTCCTTAAACGGTAACGAGTGCAGTAACTAACCTCTTGCTTTGTTGCCATTAGGAGTCGGTAATACTTACTACACTCCTGGATTTTCTAGTAGCAGTAACATGTTACGGAGTTGTAGTGATGAACTATGAAAAATGCTTGCCCTGTCCATCATCCTAAGATGAGGAGAGTGAGATGCAGGCGGGGCTGTAAAGTGCAGGGCAGCACACCACATGGCCTGGCCTGGCACAGCAACCAATCGCCTGGCCAGGTCACTTAACTACCTACTAATCCAAAGGAAAAGGGATAATCGCAGTGAGCACCCTCACCTGATGGGCTGACCGACCAACCAGCTGGGCTTAGCTCACCTCCACACCACTCCACCGTCTCCCTCGAATTATAGAGGAGAGCGAGGAGGGCTTTGTCTCTCCTTCCAATTCCATTGCTGCTTCTGCTTGTTGGCTTCCTCCGATCCTCTCCGTCTCCGCGGCGCCTctgcctcttcctcttcctcttcctctgccgctctccctctcccccaaaTCCCACCCAATTTCAGGCCTttgcagcaccaccaccaagctctgctctgctctgcgtCCCTTCCTCCGCGCCACGAATGCTGTGTTCTACCACTACTGTAATTATTAGGAGGACCTAGGCAGGCGGTAGGTGCGGCCACCGATGGCGACCGCCGCCAGGGAGACGCgtctgctgccgccaccgctgcccctCGCCACGCTCATCGGCCGGGAGCTCCGTGCCGCCGGCTCCGAGCGCCCGACCCTGCGCTACGGCCACGCAGGCTTCGCCAAGCGCGGGGAGGACTACTTCCTCGTCAAGCCCGACTGCCTCCGCGTCCCTGGAGATCCCTCATCGGCATTCTCCGTCTTCGCCGTATGCTCCCTCTCTTTTCCTGGCTGCTGCTTCCTCATCTCACGCCCGCTGCCTGGATCTGGCGCCGCAGGTCTTCGACGGCCACAACGGCGTCTCCGCGGCGGTCTACAGCAAGGAGCATCTGCTCGAGCACGTCATCAGCGCGCTGCCGCCGGACATCGGCCGCGACGACTGGCTCCAGGCGCTGCCGCGCGCGCTCGTCGCCGGATTTGTCAAGGCCGACATCGATTTCCAGCGCAAAGGTCGCCCCGATCGCATCTCCTTCccgaaccccccccccccccccccctctctctctctctctcctccccccccTTCAGCTCTAGTAATTATTTAGACCTCAAAAAAAATAACACCTTTTCTCTCGCTCTGTGCCTGCCAACTCAAACTCAGGCGAGGTGTCGGGAACCACGGCAACGCTGGTCGTCATCGACGGCTTCACCGTCACGGTCGCGTCCGTCGGGGACTCGCGCTGCATCCTCGACACGCAGGGCGGCGAATTGCAGCTGCTCACCGTCGACCACCGCCTCGAGGAGAATGCGGAGGAGCGGGAGCGCGTCACGGCCAGCGGCGGGGAAGTCGGCCGCCTCAATCTCTTCGGAGGCCAGGAGGTCGGTCCTCTCCGGTGCTGGCCAGGTGGCTTGTGCCTTTCAAGATCCATCGGGGACACGGATGTTGGGGAGTTCATTGTGCCCATTCCACATGTCAAACAAGTCAAGGTTCATACCAATCATTTGCAGAATGCAGGGGATTTCTAGTCTACTCTGCTATGATGCATCTTATGCTGACTTGTGAAaatgttcttttttatttgcaatTTCAGTTATCAAATGCCGGAGGAAGGCTAATTATAGCGTCAGATGGCATCTGGGATGCACTATCCAATGAAGCAGCTGCAAAGGCATGCCGAGGATTGCCTGCAGAACTGGCTGCAAAGCTTGTGGTTAAGGTAATTCTGCGTATAGCTCTCGAAGCTCGAAGATTTTTTTTGGAGCATAAGCATGACTGACTCAGTTTCTAATTTCAACGTCCCCTGTTATCTGTGCAGCAAGCTCTGAAAACAAGTGGGCTGAAGGATGACACCACCTGTGTAGTTGTGGACATTATACCATCCGATCATTTGACATCACCGCAATTGTCTCCAAAGAAAAATCAGAACAAGTTGAAGTCACTTTTCCGTAGAAGGTCTCATAGTTCAGTTGGAAAGCTTGGAGGCAAGTCTGCTTCAATTGGTTCTGTGGAGGAGTTATTTGAAGAAGGGTCTGCGATGTTAGAGGAAAGGTATGTCATACTTGATATTGCTCCACTGTATTCTTCTTGGTCAATTTCTTTGTCATAATTCAGTACTTCAGTATTATTTATGTTGTGCAATTTAGTGAGGTATTACACAAATTGGACTTTGATGTAACATATGTAACGCATAAATGGTCACATGTGTTTAGCATGGAATGGTCAGGTAGTAGGCTGCCTTGTTAATTTCTTAGAGCATCTGGACAACCTGTTGTATCTCTACTGGCTTTGCCTTTCAAACCTATCCTCATTGTTGACTTAGATTATCTCTATACATGTTCAATGAAGCTTTCTTTGACATGTCGCATCAGTTTTATTCTGAGATTCCAGAGCTATTTTAGTAAATAATACGTAGAACAAACGAACATAgccaatttttttcctaaacTAGACCACTGATGGTACTTTGCCTGTGTTCTGTATAGGTGATGAAAATGTTTAGCTCAATCTGGTGTGCTATATACCATGACTCTAGGAATCAGTTTCACAGCCTAActtaccttttctttctttcttttcctacgAGTATCTTAGTAAGATAAACAATATTGgttcttttgatttttttgaaTTAGTTTTATGAACAGAACAATATTGGGTCCAGGTGTCATATCACATCACACCTACATTTGAACCTCTTATCTCTAGATGGCAGTATGGCACATAAAATATTTCAGCTGGGAGCCAGGGATAAGCAAAcacctttttttccttttagaaAGATACAAACACTTGTCCATGGTTAGGACTTTGAAATGCATATTGAACTTTGAGGCTTTGTGGTTTTCAATTGCTACCTTGGATTGCTGCTGCATTTGTTGTTGAGGAAGACTAATCTGCTCGCACCTCTGTGTTTGCTCCTaaataacattaacaacaaagCCTTACTGTTGCAGGCTCGGTAGGAATTTGTCCTTGAAAGCAGCTTCACCACCTTTCCGTTGTGCAATCTGCCAAGTGGACCAAGAACCATTTGAAGGTTTGATGACAGATAATGGTGATGGTTACTGCTCTTCCCCGTATGCGCCATGGGGCGGTCCACATCTTTGTTTGGACTGTCGGAAAAAGAAAGACGCTATGGAAGGTAAAAGATCTAGCCGCTCTACAGCATGCAGGTGAAATGAATCAAGACTCTGCTGAAGACAAGCCTGCTGCTGGGTGCAGAAACTAAAGAGAGGATAATAAGCTGCTGGATCCAAGTATAATTGTTTGCTGAAGAGTAACTAACTGTATTCTCAGCCTGGTACAAAATATTGGCTGCTAAGTGCTAACCAGTTTGTTGTCTACGTACAACCCCAACTGAAAAGTTTGATATTCTTGAGGAATTAGTTAAAAATAATTCGGAGCTTGTAGTTTTGATGTACCCTATAGTGTGTCTCGCCTTGTGCAGGGAAAATTGGCCTGCCTAGTGTTGTCTGTGGATCTTTCTTTGAATAGCTATCGATGGTGCTCTTTGGATTAATTGTGGAA harbors:
- the LOC117845311 gene encoding probable protein phosphatase 2C 33, which codes for MATAARETRLLPPPLPLATLIGRELRAAGSERPTLRYGHAGFAKRGEDYFLVKPDCLRVPGDPSSAFSVFAVFDGHNGVSAAVYSKEHLLEHVISALPPDIGRDDWLQALPRALVAGFVKADIDFQRKGEVSGTTATLVVIDGFTVTVASVGDSRCILDTQGGELQLLTVDHRLEENAEERERVTASGGEVGRLNLFGGQEVGPLRCWPGGLCLSRSIGDTDVGEFIVPIPHVKQVKLSNAGGRLIIASDGIWDALSNEAAAKACRGLPAELAAKLVVKQALKTSGLKDDTTCVVVDIIPSDHLTSPQLSPKKNQNKLKSLFRRRSHSSVGKLGGKSASIGSVEELFEEGSAMLEERLGRNLSLKAASPPFRCAICQVDQEPFEGLMTDNGDGYCSSPYAPWGGPHLCLDCRKKKDAMEGKRSSRSTACR